Proteins co-encoded in one Marmota flaviventris isolate mMarFla1 chromosome 9, mMarFla1.hap1, whole genome shotgun sequence genomic window:
- the LOC114098305 gene encoding hemoglobin subunit gamma produces the protein MVHFTAEDKAAITSMWRKVNVEEAGGETLGRLLVVYPWTQRFFDSFGNLSSASAIMGNPKVKAHGKKVLTSLGDALRDIDDLKGAFSQLSELHCERLHVDPENFRLLGNMLVIILAKHFGKEFTPPMQASWQKMVAGVASALAHKYH, from the exons ATGGTTCATTTCACAGCTGAGGATAAGGCTGCTATCACAAGCATGTGGAGAAAAGTGAATGTGGAAGAAGCTGGAGGAGAAACCTTGGGAAG GCTCCTGGTTGTCTATCCCTGGACCCAGAGGTTCTTTGACAGCTTTGGAAACCTGTCCTCTGCCTCTGCCATCATGGGTAACCCCAAGGTCAAGGCCCATGGCAAGAAGGTTCTGACTTCCTTGGGAGACGCTTTAAGGGACATAGATGACCTCAAGGGTGCCTTTTCCCAGCTGAGTGAGCTGCATTGTGAAAGGCTGCATGTGGATCCTGAGAACTTCAGG CTCCTGGGAAACATGCTTGTGATTATTCTGGCAAAACATTTTGGCAAGGAATTCACCCCCCCGATGCAGGCTTCCTGGCAGAAGATGGTGGCTGGAGTGGCCAGCGCTCTGGCCCACAAGTATCACTGA